The Saccopteryx leptura isolate mSacLep1 chromosome 2, mSacLep1_pri_phased_curated, whole genome shotgun sequence genome has a window encoding:
- the LOC136393405 gene encoding ATP synthase subunit g, mitochondrial encodes MAQFVRNLAEKAPALVNAAVTYSKPRLATFWHYAKVELIPPTPAEIPTAIQSLKKIVTSAQTGSFKQLTVKEALLNGLVATEVWMWFYIGEIIGKRGIVGYNV; translated from the coding sequence ATGGCCCAATTTGTCCGAAACCTCGCGGAGAAGGCACCCGCGTTGGTGAATGCTGCTGTGACTTACTCCAAGCCTCGACTGGCCACATTCTGGCACTATGCCAAGGTTGAGCTGATTCCTCCAACCCCAGCTGAGATCCCTACAGCTATTCAGAGCTTGAAAAAAATAGTCACTAGTGCTCAAACTGGTAGCTTCAAACAGCTCACAGTTAAGGAAGCTCTGCTGAATGGTTTGGTGGCCACTGAGGTGTGGATGTGGTTTTACATCGGCGAGATCATAGGCAAGCGTGGCATCGTTGGCTATAATGTTTGA